DNA from Rhodothermia bacterium:
TGCGGGCGTCATGACCTCGTTACGTGCCGCGATAAGTTCCACACCCAAAGAATTTGCATTGGCTCCTCGACAATGCCACGCACGATCGGAGTCCCGCACCATCTGATAGATTTTCCCGTCTTTGTTCACCAAATAATGGGCGGAACGTTGGGTGCGTGGGTTTTGGTACTGTGTAATGACTTGTGCCAAGTTGGGATTATCGGAACAATGCAGGATGATCCGAGAAATGGTACTGCCATTGCGCGACTCTGCATTGGGGCTTTCAAAAAAACCCGAGACCAAGGGTTTGGTATAAGGCTCCGAGGTTCCCGCCCCTGCATGGTCATCGGGTGGTGTTGGTGTGGTTGGTTGCGATGAGATGCCGAGCAATTGGTTTGCTTCTGGCAAGAGATTCAAGACCTTGTCCACATATGCCGGATTGGTAGAATAGCGGGGTGCGATGAAGTCTAAATAGCTTTGTGCCGTTCGGGAGTTTTGTCGCCAGCCAAAATAGGGAGAACGATCCATAAACTTCCAGAATCCCCGAATAAACGCTACATTATCTGCAAAACCACAATAATAGTCGCCACCATCGCTTGCCATATAAAACACAGGAACGGCAAATCCCTGCATCTCGTTTCTGTACTTTAGCCCAGCATAATTATAATATTGTTGCGAAAGTTGTGAAAACCCTCTCCCCGACTCTAATATCCATTGGGCTAAAGAGACAGCCCGAAGTTGCGGAAACTCCATCGGAAAGGTTTTGTATGCTACTGCCAAACTGGCAAAGCGGGGTGCATAATTGGGCATAAGGTGCAAACTTGAGTTGTATAAAGAGACGTTTATGCCCAAACGAAGAATCACTGTTTTCGGTTCCAATCAAAGCCAAATTTACGCCGTTTCGGTGGCTCTTATTGGCCATAAAACCTGTACTATGGCTTTAAATACCTTTGGGCATGGACTATGGACGGACATCCGTGTTGCATATCCGCCCTTTCACCTCCGAAGACCCCGGAGGTATGCGGGTGTGGTGTCTGTGTTATTGATGCCAGTTATGGATTTCAAACCATTGTTGCTAAATGAATGAGCTTTTTGGACTCCAGCCATATCCACCCAGAATAAAAAAAGTCCGGTTGTTACCCATATTCGACCTCCATGATTGAAGGGTTTCGTAGGAAGTTATCGTTTTTTACTGACTTATGGTGTAGGTAAAATCCCACATTCTCGAAAAGATCAGGTGGTTTTGCGGTAATTCAAAATGGCTAAGGTATTTAAGGCCACCACAAATCCCGCCATTTTAATAAAGAATGGCCATAGGTCTATAAAGCCACTTCCTTTCAGGAGTACCAGTCGCAAGACCTGCACCATGTACGAAACGGGATTGAACCAAGTGAGTACTTGTGCCCAAGTTGGCATACTTTCGATGGGGGTAAAAACACCGCCCATGAGCAAAAAGACCAGCATAAAAAACCACGAGATAAACATGGCTTGTTGTTGCGTATCGGAAATGGTGGAGAGGAACAAGCCAAAGCCTAAAATGGCCAGCAGGAAAAGTCCGGCAAAACCGAATAAGGCGAACATATTCCCGACTGTGGGTAACCCAAAGACCAATTTTGAAAACCCCAAGCCTAATGCCAAATCAAAAAGACCAATGACCCAAAAGGGGATGAGTTTGCCAATTATAAACTGGTATTTGTGAATGGGTGTAACGTTTATTTGCTCAATCGTGCCTATTTCACGCTCCCGAACGATGTTTAAACTGGCCAACATGGAGCCGATAATGGTGATGAGGACGGCTAAAATACCGGGGACAAAGAAGTTTTTATAGCTCCGGCTTGGGTTAAACCATTCCGTTGGGGCAATTTCTATAAAGCCAGATTGAATAACTGGCGGCGCAGGCATGGCGCGGAGCCGAATATTGGCGTTAAAATCGGCGATAATGCTTGCGGCATAATTCAGTCCCACCCCTGCTTTTACGCTGTTGATGGCATTTGCACCCAGATAAACGGATGGATTTTGCAGCAAAACCAAGTCTTTCTCAAACCCTGTCGGAATTTCGAGGGTCATGTCGCTTTTATCGGCCTGCATATGTTCGGCAGCGAGGCTGGGTGCATTGTCATAAAAAACCACCACAAACCGCTCGGAGGCATCCAATTGTTGTGTTAACTGACGCGAATACGAGGAGCGATCGTGATCCACGATGTGTAATCGCAGGTTGGAGATTTCGTAATTGGCCGCAAATGCCAAAATCATGGTTTGCATGATGGGCATCACAAAAATGATGGGCAACATGGCCTTATTTCGGACAATTTGCAGAAATTCTTTTTGTAATAATAGCAGAATGATACGCATGGTTTGGTTTGTTCAGGCGGTTAGGCAAGTCGCGTCTTAAAGTTTTTGATACTAATCTCCAAAAAAACGATGGTCATGGTGGCCAAAATCAATACATATTGCCAAACGAAGCCTATGTTTGCGCCTTTAATCATGATGTCCTTGATAATCACATTAAACCATTTTGCAGGGATCAGGTTGGAAATGAACTGGAGCGCTACAGGCATGCTCTCGATGGGAAAAATGAATCCAGAAAGCAAAACGGTGGGCATCATCAATCCCGTTGCCGAGATCATCATGGCAGCTTGCATGGTTTGTACTTTGGTAGAAATAAAAATCCCAAGAGCCAATGCCGTAAAGATATAAAGCAAGCAAATAGCCAAAAGCAGGGGCAAGCTGCCTTTGAAAGGCATTCCAAAAACAAACTTTGCCAGCCACAAAATGGTTAAGGTATTGACAAAGGAAAGGGCGATATAAGGAATGACTTTCCCGACAATGATGAGGGTCGGGTTTAGCGGCGAAACCAAGAGAATCTCCATCGTTCCGGTTTCTTTTTCGCGTGCGATGGTGATGGATGTGAGCATGGCAGAGACCAACATCAGTACGAGGGTGATTACACCGGGTACAAACATATACACCCCGCGCATTTCGGGATTATACGTCATGCGGTTTTCAATCTGAATGGTCATGGGCGGCGGCGCAGTGCTTTTTTCGAGTTGGTAGGATCGAATAATCGCACTTGCATAAGCGGTAAGGGTATTTGCGGTATTCGGGTCGGAGGCATCCGCAATCAGTTGGATTTGAGCTTTTCCACCGTGCAGTCGGGCATCATTCAAGAGTGGCGGGAAAACAATCCCCATTTTAACATCACCCCGTCTAAACGCCGCCTCCATCTCCGGCTGGGTTTGTACATAAAGACTCACTTTGAAATACCCCGAAGACGTCAGCCGTTGGAGAACCTCTTTTGAAGTTTGATCGTTCGCCCGATCTAAGATGACCATTTGCGCATCTCGGATTTCGTTTGTGATGGCAAAACCAAAAAGGATCACCTGAATGATGGGTAAGCCAAATAAAATCAACAAAGTACGGCGATCCCGCAGGATGTGGAGCAGTTCTTTTTTGACAAATGCGAGGAAGGGTTTCATGATTTATCCGGTTGTAGCGTCAGGTTTCTTTGAATTGACTGTTACGGGCAAGTCGGAGGAAAACATCATCCATTGTATCCACATCAAATTGTTTTTTCAAGGCTTTGGGTGTGTCTAAAGCATCTATCCGGCCATCCACCATAATGGAAACACGGTTGCAGTACTCGGCCTCGTCCATATAATGTGTGGTGACAAAAACGGTAATGCCCCGATCGGCGGCTTCATAAATCATGTCCCAGAACTGGCGGCGGGTTATGGGATCTACGCCGCCGGTTGGTTCGTCCAAAAAAACAATCTTGGGATCGTGCAAGATGGCAAGCGAGAACGAGAGTTTTTGTTTCCAACCCAAAGGCAGCGATGCAACCAAACTTCCGGCTTCGTCGTGTAGGTCTAAGCGCTCGAAAAGGGCATCGGCCTTGGTGCGAATTTCCGCCGCAGAAAGCCCATAAATTCCACCAAAAAACCGGATATTTTCCCAAATGGTAAGGTCTTCGTAGAGGGAGAACTTTTGGCTCATGTAGCCAATATTTTGCTTGATCTGCTCTGGTTGTCGGAAGACATCGAAGCCGGCAACCGTTGCTTCTCCGGAGGTGGGGCGGGAGAGGCCAATCAGCATCTTCATCGCGGTGGTTTTGCCTGCACCATTTGCACCCAAAAAACCAAAAATCTCGCCTTGTGCAACCTCAAAACTGATGGCATTGACGGCGGTAAAATCTCCAAACCGTTTGGTAAGAGACCGGACTTCTATTGCTTTCATGGGGCAACTTGGGTTTCCATCAATCCGATAAAACAATCTTCGATAGATGGGGTTATGGGGTAAATTTCAATATTCTGGTGGTGATTTTCCGCCAAGGTTATCGCTAAATCTTCTGGTGAAAACGTGGGCAGAACCGTAATATGGACTGTATCCCCAAAAGCAAAAGCGGACTTTATGGCCGGATGGGTACGCAAATCTTGGATGAGGCGGTACATTTGGTTGGAACTAACCGCCCAAAGTGCCTGATCGAACCGTTCTACTATGCCACTTGGGGTGTCTATTTGTAGCAATTCCCCTTTTTGTATCAAGCCTACACGGTCGCAACGGGTGGCTTCGTCCATATAGGGCGTGGAGACCAATATGGTCATTCCCCTCTGTTTGAGCATATCCAAAATATTCCAAAATTCCTTGCGGGAAACGGGATCAACGCCTGTTGTTGGCTCGTCGAGGAACAAAACCTCTGGGCTATGAATCAAGGCACAGCATAATGCCAGTTTTTGCTTCATCCCACCCGAAAGTTGGCCCGCTCGTCGGTTTTTAAAGGGAGCAATTTGCTCGTATATCGGGCGGATGTTTTCATAATTCGCTGCTATGGTTGTTCCAAAAATGGTGGCAAAGAAGTCGAGGTTTTCCGCAATAGTCAAATCTTGGTACAACGAAAAACGTCCAGGCATGTACCCAATTTCGGCGCGTAGGGCTTTGTAATTGGTCACAACATCGCGTCCATTTACCCGCGCCGTTCCGGTATCAGGAATAAGAAGTGTTGTAAGGATACGGAAAAGAGTGGTTTTGCCTGCACCATCTGGCCCGATGAGACCGAAAATCTCTCCGGGCTTAACCTCAAAGCTCACATTGCGAAGGGCTTCAACGTCTCCGTATCGCTTAGAAATTTGGTTAACGCGGATCATAAACGCTGGGGTTTGAGTCAGAATTTTACTTCGCCTGGCATACCGATTTTGAGTTCCCCTTTGCTGTTCGGGACCTGCACCTTGATGGCATAAACCAAGGTTGCCCGTTCTTCCCGTGTTTGTACGGTTTTTGGGGTGAACTCTGCCTTGGAGGCAATCCAGCTGACAGCTCCACTGTGCTTTCGGAGTTGTCCGTCTGGGCCATCCGTCATAACCGTTACCCGTTGCCCAATTTTTACCGTGGGAAGTTGGTTTCCAGTGATGTATGCCCGCAGGGTGAGTGTACTAAGGTCTGCAATTTTGTACAAAGGCTTGCCGAAATTGACAATTTCCCCTTTTGCGGCGTATTTGCTAAGAACCGTACCACTCACCGGATTTTGCAGGGTGGTACGTGCAATTTGGTCATCCAACTGTGCGATACGCCGCCCGAGAGGCTCCGCTTCCGAGAGGATACCCCGATTTTGAGTGCCTACACCCGCACGGGTTGCTTCAACTTGTCGCTTTAGGACGGCCACTTGCTGGTACTGCGTAGTAACTTGTTGTTTCTGTACGTCCATTTGTCGCTGGAGTACCGCAATTTGCCCCGTAATGTCGTCCAATTGCTTTTGGGTGGCCGCATTTTCGCGGATCAGGTTTTGCACACGTATTTTTTCCCGATCCAAGTTTGCGATTTGTTGACGGGTAACGGCCAATTGCTCTTCGCTGGCCTGTGCTTGATTTTGTGCCGCCACCATTTGTTGTTCTAAGACAGCCACTTGCGGTTCTGGGTCGCCTTGTTTTTCGTTCAGTGCTTCCAAACTGGCTTCTAATTGCGATTTTTGGAGTTCCAAATTGGTGGGATCAATGCTTCCCACCACCTGTTGCTCGGCTAAGGTCTGTCCTTCCTCTACGGTAAAGGTGAGGAGTTTTCCGGTGGCCTCGGCAGAAACAAGGGTTTCTTGCGCTTCAAAGTTGCCATAAGCATCCGGCGTGTCTGTTCCGGAGCCGCATCCGGTGAGGGCGGCAAGAAAGAAGAAAAGGTACTTTTTCATGATCCTATTTGTTTGGGACATCTGCGGTCGTGCGTCCGAGTGCATGTTCATATTGAATTAAGGCTTGAAGGCGTTGAATTTCTCGTAAGGCTTTGTTTTCCTTTGCCTGTGTTTCGTTGTTTAATTCGGACAAGTAATCGTTGGCGGTGGCAACTCCTTCGGTCATTTGTACCGAAACCGTTTGTTTGATTTTGGTTCGGAGAGCAATTAATGCCTCGTCTTGTGCCAAAAGTGCATCATGACGTGCAATTTCGTTCCACAACTGGCGGAGTTGAATGGTGAGATTTTGTTGGAAAAGGTCACGGTTTCGTTCAACCATCATGGCCTGTGTATGTACCGCATCCCGTTCATTCCGTGTTGCGCCAAAGTCCCACAACGTCCAATTAAGCCGCACTCCTACTATGCCAAAAGGCTGAAATCCAGATTTGAA
Protein-coding regions in this window:
- a CDS encoding ABC transporter permease: MRIILLLLQKEFLQIVRNKAMLPIIFVMPIMQTMILAFAANYEISNLRLHIVDHDRSSYSRQLTQQLDASERFVVVFYDNAPSLAAEHMQADKSDMTLEIPTGFEKDLVLLQNPSVYLGANAINSVKAGVGLNYAASIIADFNANIRLRAMPAPPVIQSGFIEIAPTEWFNPSRSYKNFFVPGILAVLITIIGSMLASLNIVREREIGTIEQINVTPIHKYQFIIGKLIPFWVIGLFDLALGLGFSKLVFGLPTVGNMFALFGFAGLFLLAILGFGLFLSTISDTQQQAMFISWFFMLVFLLMGGVFTPIESMPTWAQVLTWFNPVSYMVQVLRLVLLKGSGFIDLWPFFIKMAGFVVALNTLAILNYRKTT
- a CDS encoding ABC transporter ATP-binding protein — its product is MIRVNQISKRYGDVEALRNVSFEVKPGEIFGLIGPDGAGKTTLFRILTTLLIPDTGTARVNGRDVVTNYKALRAEIGYMPGRFSLYQDLTIAENLDFFATIFGTTIAANYENIRPIYEQIAPFKNRRAGQLSGGMKQKLALCCALIHSPEVLFLDEPTTGVDPVSRKEFWNILDMLKQRGMTILVSTPYMDEATRCDRVGLIQKGELLQIDTPSGIVERFDQALWAVSSNQMYRLIQDLRTHPAIKSAFAFGDTVHITVLPTFSPEDLAITLAENHHQNIEIYPITPSIEDCFIGLMETQVAP
- a CDS encoding HlyD family efflux transporter periplasmic adaptor subunit, coding for MKKYLFFFLAALTGCGSGTDTPDAYGNFEAQETLVSAEATGKLLTFTVEEGQTLAEQQVVGSIDPTNLELQKSQLEASLEALNEKQGDPEPQVAVLEQQMVAAQNQAQASEEQLAVTRQQIANLDREKIRVQNLIRENAATQKQLDDITGQIAVLQRQMDVQKQQVTTQYQQVAVLKRQVEATRAGVGTQNRGILSEAEPLGRRIAQLDDQIARTTLQNPVSGTVLSKYAAKGEIVNFGKPLYKIADLSTLTLRAYITGNQLPTVKIGQRVTVMTDGPDGQLRKHSGAVSWIASKAEFTPKTVQTREERATLVYAIKVQVPNSKGELKIGMPGEVKF
- a CDS encoding ABC transporter ATP-binding protein codes for the protein MKAIEVRSLTKRFGDFTAVNAISFEVAQGEIFGFLGANGAGKTTAMKMLIGLSRPTSGEATVAGFDVFRQPEQIKQNIGYMSQKFSLYEDLTIWENIRFFGGIYGLSAAEIRTKADALFERLDLHDEAGSLVASLPLGWKQKLSFSLAILHDPKIVFLDEPTGGVDPITRRQFWDMIYEAADRGITVFVTTHYMDEAEYCNRVSIMVDGRIDALDTPKALKKQFDVDTMDDVFLRLARNSQFKET
- a CDS encoding N-acetylmuramoyl-L-alanine amidase, which codes for MEPKTVILRLGINVSLYNSSLHLMPNYAPRFASLAVAYKTFPMEFPQLRAVSLAQWILESGRGFSQLSQQYYNYAGLKYRNEMQGFAVPVFYMASDGGDYYCGFADNVAFIRGFWKFMDRSPYFGWRQNSRTAQSYLDFIAPRYSTNPAYVDKVLNLLPEANQLLGISSQPTTPTPPDDHAGAGTSEPYTKPLVSGFFESPNAESRNGSTISRIILHCSDNPNLAQVITQYQNPRTQRSAHYLVNKDGKIYQMVRDSDRAWHCRGANANSLGVELIAARNEVMTPAQQTSTVALLRWMLSSYRIRPDQISGHRHTPGYTGGVNGTFCPGRLFGDTTDAALKRWVNQNFWTNPPASNPTTPVITNPNTTWVPGLPTDPNRRWDF
- a CDS encoding ABC transporter permease, producing MKPFLAFVKKELLHILRDRRTLLILFGLPIIQVILFGFAITNEIRDAQMVILDRANDQTSKEVLQRLTSSGYFKVSLYVQTQPEMEAAFRRGDVKMGIVFPPLLNDARLHGGKAQIQLIADASDPNTANTLTAYASAIIRSYQLEKSTAPPPMTIQIENRMTYNPEMRGVYMFVPGVITLVLMLVSAMLTSITIAREKETGTMEILLVSPLNPTLIIVGKVIPYIALSFVNTLTILWLAKFVFGMPFKGSLPLLLAICLLYIFTALALGIFISTKVQTMQAAMMISATGLMMPTVLLSGFIFPIESMPVALQFISNLIPAKWFNVIIKDIMIKGANIGFVWQYVLILATMTIVFLEISIKNFKTRLA